One segment of Streptomyces bathyalis DNA contains the following:
- a CDS encoding DUF1918 domain-containing protein has protein sequence MRANTGDRLLMHGRVVGEHDREAEIVEVLGHNGEPPFRVRFDDGHEAVVSPGPDSVVQERKKSKRPA, from the coding sequence ATGCGAGCGAACACGGGCGACCGTCTGCTGATGCACGGCCGGGTCGTGGGTGAACACGACCGCGAAGCGGAGATCGTCGAGGTGCTCGGCCACAACGGCGAACCGCCGTTCCGGGTGCGCTTCGACGACGGGCACGAGGCAGTTGTCTCACCGGGCCCCGACTCCGTCGTGCAGGAACGCAAGAAGAGCAAGCGCCCCGCCTGA
- a CDS encoding DMT family transporter, translated as MEANNSAIDSGSIAVPDGAPVRAGTGTASSSARLGHPGGRGLVLAALGVTCFSLTFPATAWSLEGFGPWSATSLRVVLAGLGACLLIAVLRIPPPPRRHWPALALSASGVMIGFPLLTTLALQTSTTAHAAVIVGLLPLTTALYSSLRTGSRPSPVFWGAALTGAAAVVAFTLHESGGAPAAGDLFLAAALVLCAAGYGEGGRLARELSGRQVVCWAMAGCLPLGVTGAVAALLAEPAHLTVHAVTGLVWVATGSQLLGLLLWYRGMAVAGVARASQTQLAQPLLTLVWSVLLLGEHLPPAAPATALAVLACIVVVQRART; from the coding sequence ATGGAAGCCAACAATAGCGCTATCGACAGTGGTTCGATAGCGGTTCCCGACGGGGCTCCCGTCCGCGCGGGCACCGGCACGGCCTCGTCCTCCGCCCGGCTTGGACACCCGGGCGGCCGCGGTCTCGTCCTCGCCGCCCTCGGCGTCACCTGCTTCTCGCTCACGTTCCCCGCGACGGCATGGTCGCTGGAGGGCTTCGGCCCCTGGTCGGCCACGTCACTGCGGGTCGTCCTCGCCGGGCTCGGCGCATGCCTGCTGATCGCCGTGCTCCGGATCCCCCCTCCACCGCGGCGGCACTGGCCCGCTCTGGCCCTCTCCGCCTCCGGGGTCATGATCGGCTTTCCGCTCCTGACGACCCTTGCGCTGCAGACCTCCACCACCGCGCACGCAGCGGTGATCGTCGGACTCCTGCCGCTGACGACGGCGCTCTACTCCTCGCTGCGCACCGGCTCCCGGCCCTCCCCCGTCTTCTGGGGCGCGGCGCTCACGGGCGCCGCCGCCGTCGTGGCCTTCACCCTGCACGAGAGCGGAGGTGCCCCCGCCGCGGGCGACCTCTTCCTCGCCGCAGCTCTGGTCCTCTGCGCGGCGGGGTACGGCGAGGGCGGGCGGCTGGCCCGCGAGCTGTCCGGGCGCCAGGTGGTCTGCTGGGCGATGGCGGGCTGTCTGCCGCTCGGCGTGACCGGCGCCGTGGCGGCCCTGCTGGCGGAGCCCGCACACCTCACCGTCCACGCGGTGACCGGTCTGGTGTGGGTGGCGACGGGCTCCCAGTTGCTGGGACTGCTTCTGTGGTATCGGGGCATGGCCGTCGCGGGAGTGGCCAGGGCCAGTCAGACGCAACTCGCCCAGCCGCTGCTCACCCTCGTCTGGTCGGTGCTGCTGCTCGGGGAGCATCTGCCGCCCGCCGCTCCGGCGACCGCCCTCGCCGTTCTGGCATGCATCGTGGTCGTGCAGAGAGCCCGCACGTAG
- a CDS encoding glycoside hydrolase family 10 protein: MRRVTRRSFAAGSVGALTGVAGSSNQAAAAQERQLARDRSGPGRSGAHREMRGMWLATVDNRDWPSAPGLSPQKQQTELLAHLDAARRRRLNTVWFQARPTADALWPSRYEPWSQWLTGVQGKDPGWDPLGFVVREAHRRGLAVEAWFNPYRIALHDDPGRLVPSHPARRHPDWVVTYGGKLYYNPGLPQVRRFVQDAMLDAVRRYDIDGVHWDDYFYPYPVDGETFDDDAAYEEYGKGFPDRAAWRRNNIDLLVAEAGQRIRRIKPGLSFGISPFGVWRNKSSDPAGSDSAAGVETYDDLYADTRKWVREGRLDYVIPQIYWHMGFEVADYAKLAPWWAETVRGTRTRLYIGEALYKAGDPAQPAPWQDPAELSRHLTYCEALPEVRGHAFFSAKEVSEDIIGAMDRVVADHYPPRR, from the coding sequence ATGCGGCGGGTCACACGCAGAAGCTTCGCGGCAGGTTCGGTGGGAGCACTGACCGGTGTTGCCGGTTCCTCGAATCAGGCCGCCGCCGCGCAGGAGCGGCAGCTCGCCCGGGACCGCAGCGGCCCGGGCCGGAGCGGCGCCCACCGGGAGATGCGCGGCATGTGGCTCGCCACGGTCGACAACCGCGACTGGCCAAGCGCTCCCGGCCTGAGCCCGCAGAAGCAGCAGACCGAGCTGCTCGCTCACCTTGACGCCGCTCGCCGCCGGCGGCTCAACACGGTCTGGTTCCAGGCGAGACCGACGGCGGACGCGCTGTGGCCGTCCCGGTACGAGCCCTGGTCGCAGTGGCTCACAGGCGTCCAGGGCAAGGACCCAGGCTGGGACCCTCTGGGCTTCGTGGTCCGCGAGGCGCACCGTCGCGGCTTGGCCGTCGAGGCGTGGTTCAACCCGTACCGGATCGCGCTGCACGACGACCCGGGCCGCCTCGTCCCCTCCCATCCGGCGCGGCGTCACCCCGACTGGGTCGTCACCTACGGCGGCAAGCTCTACTACAACCCGGGGCTGCCGCAGGTACGGCGCTTCGTCCAGGACGCCATGCTCGATGCGGTCCGCCGCTACGACATCGACGGAGTCCACTGGGACGACTACTTCTACCCCTACCCGGTCGACGGCGAGACGTTCGACGACGACGCCGCGTACGAGGAGTACGGCAAGGGATTCCCCGACCGTGCCGCCTGGCGCCGCAACAACATCGACCTGCTCGTCGCGGAGGCCGGGCAGCGCATCCGCCGGATCAAGCCCGGACTGTCCTTCGGGATCAGTCCCTTCGGCGTGTGGCGCAACAAGTCCAGTGACCCGGCGGGTTCGGACAGCGCCGCGGGAGTGGAGACCTACGACGACCTGTACGCGGACACCCGCAAATGGGTGCGCGAGGGCCGCCTCGACTACGTCATCCCGCAGATCTACTGGCACATGGGCTTCGAGGTCGCGGACTACGCGAAGCTGGCGCCGTGGTGGGCCGAGACGGTACGCGGCACCCGCACACGCCTCTACATCGGAGAGGCTCTCTACAAGGCGGGCGACCCCGCCCAGCCCGCTCCGTGGCAGGACCCCGCGGAACTCTCCCGCCACCTCACGTACTGCGAGGCGCTGCCGGAGGTGCGGGGGCACGCGTTCTTCTCCGCCAAGGAGGTCTCGGAGGACATCATCGGCGCCATGGACCGCGTCGTCGCCGACCACTATCCGCCGCGGCGGTAG
- a CDS encoding PLP-dependent aminotransferase family protein: protein MYERSSVAELAGRLRQEVDRYSPGEKLPSSRDLVETHRVSPVTVSRALAQLAVEGLVVTRPGAGAYRAAPRTAPAAPGDTSWQEVALSADASADQVPRSVDAGGVLATLTAPPPGVIELSGGYLPPNLRPEKALSAALARAGRRPGAWERPPTEGVEELRGWFAREIGGHGGSVSAADVLITAGGQSAITTALRALAAPGAAVLVESPTYPGLLAAARASGLRPVPVPVDTDGVRPALLEGAFRASGARVFICQPLFQNPSGAVLSKERRTAVLDAARQAGAFVVEDDFARQLVHEDAGPLPDTLRSADPDGRVVHLRSLTKVTSPSLRVGALAAHGPVLERLRAVQTVDSFFVSRPLQEAALELVGAPAWPRHLRAVAARLRERREVMLTALAREVPALCVTHAPRGGHNLWLRLPDGTDEDALAGAALRAGVSVAPGRPYFAAEPAARHLRLSFAPAAGDSEIAEGVRRLRTACDEVLA from the coding sequence ATGTACGAGCGTAGCAGTGTGGCTGAACTGGCAGGAAGACTCCGTCAGGAAGTGGACCGCTACTCTCCCGGTGAGAAGCTGCCGTCGAGTCGGGACCTGGTCGAGACGCACCGCGTCAGCCCCGTCACCGTCTCCCGCGCGCTCGCTCAGCTCGCCGTGGAGGGGCTGGTCGTCACCAGACCCGGCGCCGGCGCCTACCGGGCGGCTCCGCGAACCGCCCCGGCCGCACCCGGCGACACCTCCTGGCAGGAGGTCGCGCTGAGCGCCGACGCCTCCGCGGACCAGGTGCCCCGCAGCGTCGACGCCGGCGGTGTACTCGCCACGCTGACCGCGCCGCCGCCGGGCGTCATCGAACTCAGCGGCGGCTACCTGCCGCCGAACCTGCGCCCCGAGAAGGCCCTCTCCGCCGCGCTGGCCCGGGCGGGACGACGTCCCGGCGCCTGGGAGCGCCCCCCGACGGAAGGGGTGGAGGAGCTGCGCGGCTGGTTCGCCCGCGAGATCGGCGGTCACGGGGGAAGCGTCTCCGCCGCGGACGTACTGATCACCGCCGGCGGCCAGAGCGCCATCACCACCGCGCTGCGCGCCCTCGCCGCACCCGGTGCCGCCGTCCTCGTGGAGTCGCCGACCTATCCCGGCCTGCTCGCCGCCGCACGCGCGTCGGGCCTGCGTCCCGTGCCCGTGCCCGTCGACACCGACGGGGTGCGGCCGGCCCTCCTCGAGGGCGCCTTCCGCGCCAGCGGCGCACGCGTCTTCATCTGCCAGCCGCTCTTCCAGAACCCGTCGGGCGCGGTGCTCAGTAAGGAGCGCCGAACGGCGGTGCTGGACGCGGCCCGGCAGGCAGGCGCGTTCGTCGTCGAGGACGACTTCGCGCGGCAGCTCGTGCACGAGGACGCGGGGCCGCTGCCGGACACGCTCCGCTCGGCGGATCCCGACGGCAGGGTGGTACACCTGCGCTCCCTCACGAAGGTCACCTCGCCCAGCCTGCGCGTGGGAGCGCTCGCGGCGCACGGACCGGTCCTGGAGCGCCTGCGCGCCGTGCAGACGGTGGACAGCTTCTTCGTCTCCCGCCCGCTGCAGGAGGCGGCACTGGAACTCGTCGGAGCCCCGGCCTGGCCGCGTCATCTGCGCGCCGTGGCCGCCCGGTTGAGGGAGCGTCGCGAAGTGATGCTCACCGCGCTGGCGCGGGAGGTGCCCGCGCTGTGCGTGACGCACGCACCGCGCGGAGGTCACAACCTGTGGCTCCGCCTGCCGGACGGAACGGACGAGGACGCGCTCGCCGGAGCGGCATTGCGCGCCGGGGTCTCCGTCGCCCCGGGACGGCCGTACTTCGCCGCCGAACCCGCCGCCCGTCATCTGCGTCTGAGCTTCGCCCCAGCGGCGGGGGACAGCGAGATCGCGGAAGGGGTACGGCGCCTGCGGACGGCTTGCGACGAGGTGCTCGCCTGA
- the ligD gene encoding non-homologous end-joining DNA ligase: MSTLLEGLPAEYRDGLRDAPSGADLAARPMLATLSDRRDFPADSWIFERKLDGVRLLAVREGGRVRLLSRTGQPLNGTYPEVADSLAAQECSDFTIDGEIVAFSAGRTDFSRLQQRLQLTDPAKARASGVAVFYYVFDVLRLDGKDVRPLPLRTRKSLLRRALKFDGPLRFTTHRNEGGQLLLDEACRRGWEGLIAKLADGRYVTRRSTDWLKLKCAKGQEFVIGGFTEPSGSRAGFGALLLGYYEDGCLRYAGKAGTGYDQATLLDLRRRLDELAAQRSPFAEPVREKGAHWSSPELVAEIGFTEWTREGKLRHPRFLGLREDKNPREVVRERPQTA, translated from the coding sequence ATGAGCACACTGCTGGAAGGGCTGCCCGCCGAGTACCGCGACGGGCTCCGGGACGCGCCCTCCGGTGCCGATCTGGCCGCCCGTCCCATGCTGGCCACGCTCAGCGACCGGCGCGACTTCCCCGCGGACAGCTGGATCTTCGAGCGCAAGCTTGACGGCGTCCGCCTCCTCGCCGTCCGCGAAGGCGGCCGTGTCCGGCTCCTCTCCCGCACCGGACAGCCCCTCAACGGCACCTATCCCGAGGTCGCCGACTCCCTCGCCGCCCAGGAGTGCTCCGACTTCACCATCGACGGAGAGATCGTCGCGTTCAGCGCCGGCCGAACCGACTTCTCACGACTCCAGCAGCGCCTCCAGCTGACCGACCCGGCCAAAGCGCGCGCCAGCGGCGTCGCCGTCTTCTATTACGTCTTCGACGTGCTGCGGCTGGACGGCAAGGACGTGCGGCCGCTGCCGCTGCGCACCCGCAAGTCACTGCTGCGCCGCGCCCTGAAGTTCGACGGGCCCCTGCGCTTCACGACCCACCGCAACGAGGGCGGGCAGCTGCTGCTGGACGAGGCGTGCCGTCGCGGGTGGGAGGGGCTGATCGCCAAGCTGGCCGACGGGCGGTATGTGACCCGCCGGTCCACGGACTGGCTGAAGCTCAAGTGCGCGAAGGGACAGGAGTTCGTCATCGGCGGATTCACCGAACCGTCCGGCAGCAGAGCGGGATTCGGCGCGCTGCTCCTGGGCTACTACGAGGACGGATGCCTGCGGTACGCGGGAAAGGCCGGCACCGGCTACGACCAGGCCACGCTGCTCGACCTGCGGCGCAGGCTGGACGAACTGGCCGCGCAGCGTTCCCCTTTCGCCGAGCCCGTGCGGGAGAAGGGCGCCCACTGGTCCTCGCCCGAACTCGTCGCGGAGATCGGCTTCACGGAGTGGACGCGGGAGGGGAAGCTGCGGCATCCGCGCTTCCTCGGGCTGCGGGAGGACAAGAATCCGCGAGAGGTGGTCCGCGAACGACCGCAAACGGCGTGA
- a CDS encoding histidine phosphatase family protein produces MALRLTLLASSRSSSVLDVRFADSRSLDAAGWDEVKRAGPSLSHLAAAELRYCSPSVRCRETAHALSLTPVAQPALRDCDMGRWSGYTLREIAAREPQAVQAWLADPRSAPHGGESLMTFIQRIGGWLDTRPVNDGSWIVAVTEPGVMKAAVCYVLKAPPKAYWQIDAQPLSVVTFSGRVGDWSLSLEN; encoded by the coding sequence ATGGCCCTTCGCCTCACCCTGCTCGCATCAAGCCGCAGCTCGTCCGTACTCGACGTCCGGTTTGCGGACAGCCGATCGCTCGACGCCGCGGGCTGGGACGAGGTGAAGCGGGCGGGGCCGTCCCTCTCCCACCTTGCCGCCGCCGAGTTGCGCTACTGCTCGCCGTCGGTGCGCTGCCGGGAGACCGCCCACGCCCTGAGCCTCACCCCGGTGGCACAGCCGGCGCTGCGCGACTGCGACATGGGCCGCTGGAGCGGCTACACCCTCCGCGAGATCGCGGCCCGCGAGCCGCAGGCCGTGCAGGCATGGCTCGCGGATCCGCGCTCGGCACCGCACGGCGGCGAGTCCCTGATGACCTTCATCCAGCGCATCGGAGGGTGGCTCGACACCCGGCCGGTCAACGACGGCAGCTGGATCGTCGCGGTCACGGAGCCCGGAGTGATGAAGGCCGCGGTGTGCTACGTGCTGAAGGCGCCGCCGAAGGCGTACTGGCAGATCGACGCACAGCCGCTCTCCGTCGTGACGTTCTCGGGACGGGTGGGGGACTGGAGTCTGAGCCTGGAGAACTGA
- a CDS encoding RNA polymerase sigma factor — MTETVEAAFRIESPRIIAAVTRVVRDVGIAEEIAQDALVAALEQWPESGVPDRPGAWLTATARHRAVDLVRRKETYARKLAEVGRAMEDVRPAGAADPADVLDAADAEGGIDDDLLRLIFTACHPVLPTQARIALTLRLLGGLTTPEIARAFLTSEPAVAQRIVRAKRSLATAGVPFEVPRAPERDERLSSVLEVIYLIFNEGYSATSGDDWVRPGLCEDALRLARVLESLMPGEGEVHGLAALLEFQASRIPARTGPSGEAVLLADQNRAKWNRMLMRRGVDALHRAGRGPYSLQAAIAACHAQAARYEETDWAAIAALYGRLVELTRSPVVELNRAVAVSMAHGPAEGLEIVDGLADEPALKSYHLLPSVRGDLLERLGRTDEARAEFERAASLAGNAREKELLLARAAGSAPGGA, encoded by the coding sequence GTGACAGAGACGGTCGAAGCGGCATTCAGGATCGAATCCCCGCGAATCATCGCCGCCGTCACCCGCGTCGTGCGGGACGTCGGCATCGCCGAGGAGATCGCGCAGGACGCTCTGGTCGCCGCACTCGAGCAGTGGCCGGAGTCGGGCGTCCCGGACAGGCCGGGCGCCTGGCTCACGGCCACGGCCAGGCACCGCGCGGTGGATCTCGTACGCCGCAAGGAGACCTACGCGCGCAAGCTCGCGGAGGTCGGGCGGGCGATGGAGGACGTGCGGCCCGCCGGCGCCGCGGACCCGGCCGACGTCCTCGACGCCGCCGACGCCGAGGGCGGCATCGACGACGACCTGCTGCGGCTGATCTTCACCGCGTGCCATCCCGTGCTGCCGACGCAGGCACGGATCGCTCTCACGCTGCGGCTGCTGGGCGGCCTGACGACCCCCGAGATCGCCCGCGCCTTCCTGACCTCCGAACCGGCCGTCGCCCAGCGGATCGTACGGGCGAAGCGGTCACTCGCCACGGCGGGTGTGCCCTTCGAGGTGCCTCGCGCCCCCGAACGCGACGAGCGGCTCTCCTCCGTGCTCGAAGTGATCTACCTGATCTTCAACGAGGGTTACTCGGCGACTTCCGGCGACGACTGGGTGCGCCCCGGACTGTGCGAGGACGCGCTGAGGCTTGCGCGCGTCCTCGAAAGCCTCATGCCCGGCGAGGGCGAGGTGCACGGCCTCGCCGCGCTCCTGGAGTTCCAGGCCTCCCGCATCCCCGCCAGGACCGGGCCCTCCGGCGAGGCGGTGCTGCTCGCCGACCAGAACCGCGCCAAGTGGAACCGCATGCTGATGCGGCGTGGCGTGGACGCCCTGCACCGCGCGGGCCGCGGGCCGTACTCCCTCCAGGCGGCGATCGCCGCCTGCCACGCGCAGGCCGCCCGTTACGAGGAGACGGACTGGGCGGCGATCGCGGCGCTGTACGGGCGCCTCGTCGAGCTGACGCGCTCGCCGGTGGTGGAGCTGAACCGGGCGGTCGCCGTCTCCATGGCGCACGGCCCCGCCGAGGGCCTCGAGATCGTGGACGGCCTCGCGGACGAACCCGCCCTGAAGAGCTACCACTTGCTGCCGAGCGTCCGCGGGGACCTCCTGGAGCGTCTGGGGCGGACGGACGAGGCGCGCGCCGAGTTCGAGCGCGCCGCGTCCCTGGCCGGCAACGCCCGGGAAAAGGAGCTGCTGCTGGCCCGAGCCGCGGGCTCCGCTCCCGGAGGAGCGTGA
- a CDS encoding YciI family protein → MPRYLTMIRIDEQNAPTDDPGPEFQERMNALLEEITKAGVMLDTAGLTPTSESTRLTWSGGRVSYTDGPFTESKEVVGGYSLIQAKDKAEAMEWARRFLEIHPAHWEVTAEVREIEEG, encoded by the coding sequence ATGCCGCGCTATCTGACGATGATCCGCATCGACGAGCAGAACGCACCCACCGACGACCCCGGGCCCGAGTTCCAGGAGCGCATGAACGCGCTGCTGGAGGAGATCACCAAGGCGGGAGTCATGCTGGACACCGCTGGGCTCACCCCGACCTCCGAGTCCACCCGGCTCACCTGGTCCGGCGGACGGGTCAGCTACACGGACGGGCCCTTCACGGAGAGCAAGGAGGTCGTCGGCGGCTACTCCCTCATCCAGGCCAAGGACAAGGCCGAAGCCATGGAGTGGGCGAGGCGGTTCCTCGAGATCCACCCGGCCCACTGGGAGGTCACGGCCGAGGTCCGGGAGATCGAAGAGGGCTGA